One window of Centropristis striata isolate RG_2023a ecotype Rhode Island chromosome 23, C.striata_1.0, whole genome shotgun sequence genomic DNA carries:
- the zgc:163022 gene encoding putative ferric-chelate reductase 1, giving the protein MPMARVVLLLVCVAPVVRCYSSGLVVDSCEDMRPHHSGQSPQTGAAPFSVTVDHSSYRPGDQVKVRLQAPGSAPFMGFLLQAREEGGGSTVGSFTVAAGSAQLLTCSRTPNSAVSHRSESLKTSIQVIWRSGTSGDMKTIQFQASFVQNYRTFWLDVRSPSVTFANDSTDASTSLSTAKTPTTEHQPAPPLSITSAGCGVTKVCFSQPPHCDPSTSAGCYFMSAMLPSPSAAAVHYEMTGPSDGYISFGFSDDQMMGNDDIYICGMGSNHVVQLQHAFSTGRASTASSSGTVGNISDVRASVEEGVISCSFTSMNSISLQKTTGFNKTYYLMFAHGPSSYGNGRNCAMMPMARVVLLLVCVAPVVRCYSSGLVVDSCEDMRPHHSGQSPQTGAAPFSVTVDHSSYRPGDQVKVRLQAPGSAPFMGFLLQAREEGGGSPVGSFTVAAGSAQLLTCSRTPNSAVSHRSESLKTSIQVIWRSETSGDMKTIQFQASFVQNYRTFWLDVRSPSVTFANDSTDASTSLSTAKTPTTEHQPAPPLSISSAGCGVTKVCFSQPAHCDPSTSAGCYFMSAMLPSPSAAAVHYEMTGPSDGYISFGFSDDQMMGNDDIYICCMGSNHVVQLQHAFSTGRAAPQLLPLGNISDVRASVEEGVISCSFTSMNSISLQKTTGFNKTYYLMFAHGPSSYGQIRLHTGTFISTDRIDMSRPQLVRKAGWPQIIKAHGALMLIAWMTMGPLGMMAARYLKGVTERKYLGGRDVWFLVHVALMSVTVATTITAFILSFSFAKAWSGGAHPVLGCLVMILSFLQPILALLRCGPKHPRRFLFNWSHALNGVAIKALAVAAIFTGLKLIDSNLNQWLMKVMGGLVGWEALFYILLDVLLKWKFNNTDTMESQMMTVAGLLMALFFLGNLTFLTALLVGIGMS; this is encoded by the exons ATGCCAATGGCCCGTGTTGTGTTGCTCCTGGTGTGTGTTGCTCCTGTGGTTCGGTGTTACAGCTCGGGTCTGGTCGTGGACAGCTGTGAGGACATGCGTCCTCAccactcaggacagagtccacAGACAGGAGCAGCACCTTTCAGCGTCACCGTGGACCACAGCAGCTACCGGCCGGGAGACCAGGTGAAAG TCCGGCTCCAGGCTCCAGGCTCCGCTCCATTCATGGGTTTCCTATTACAGgccagagaggagggggggggctcCACGGTGGGCTCCTTCACTGTGGCAGCAGGGAGCGCTCAGCTCCTCACCTGCAGCCGCACACCT aacTCAGCTGTATCCCACAGATCAGAGTCTTTAAAGACCTCCATTCAGGTGATATGGAGATCAGGAACATCAGGAGACATGAAAACCATTCAGTTCCA GGCGTCCTTCGTTCAGAATTACAGGACCTTCTGGTTGGATGTTAGAAGTCCTTCCGTGACATTTGCTAATGACAGTACTGATGCATCTACAAGTCTCTCCACTGCAAAAACACCAACCACAGAACATCAACCTGCACCGCCTCTC AGCATAACCAGTGCAGGTTGCGGTGTCACCAAGGTGTGTTTCAGTCAGCCTCCCCACTGTGACCCTTCCACCAGCGCTGGCTGTTACTTCATGTCAGCCATGCTGCCGTCTCCCTCTGCTGCAGCAGTCCACTATGAAATGACAGGTCCTTCTGATGGATACATCTCTTTTGGATTCTCAGACGATCAGATGATG GGAAATGACGACATTTATATCTGTGGCATGGGCAGCAACCACGTGGTGCAGCTGCAGCATGCTTTCTCAACAGGACGAGCCTCCACAGCTTCTTCCTCTGGTACTGTT GGGAATATTTCTGATGTAAGAGCGTCAGTGGAGGAAGGGGTGATCAGCTGTTCCTTCACTTCTATGAACAGTATTAGTCTTCAGAAGACCACTGGCTTCAACAAAACCTACTATCTCATGTTTGCCCATGGACCCAGCAGCTATGGTAATGGAAGAAATTGTGCAATG ATGCCAATGGCCCGTGTTGTGTTGCTCCTGGTGTGTGTTGCTCCTGTGGTTCGGTGTTACAGCTCGGGTCTGGTCGTGGACAGTTGTGAGGACATGCGTCCTCAccactcaggacagagtccacAGACAGGAGCAGCACCTTTCAGCGTCACCGTGGACCACAGCAGCTACCGGCCGGGAGACCAGGTGAAAG TCCGGCTCCAGGCTCCAGGCTCCGCTCCATTCATGGGTTTCCTATTACAGgccagagaggagggggggggctcCCCGGTGGGCTCCTTCACTGTGGCAGCAGGGAGCGCTCAGCTCCTCACCTGCAGCCGCACACCT aacTCAGCTGTATCCCACAGATCAGAGTCTTTAAAGACCTCCATTCAGGTAATATGGAGATCAGAAACATCAGGAGACATGAAAACCATTCAGTTCCA GGCGTCCTTCGTTCAGAATTACAGGACCTTCTGGTTGGATGTTAGAAGTCCTTCAGTGACATTTGCTAATGACAGTACTGATGCATCTACAAGTCTCTCCACTGCAAAAACACCAACCACAGAACATCAACCTGCACCGCCTCTC agcatctccaGTGCAGGTTGCGGTGTCACCAAGGTGTGTTTCAGTCAGCCTGCCCACTGTGACCCTTCCACCAGCGCTGGCTGTTACTTCATGTCAGCCATGCTGCCGTCTCCCTCTGCTGCAGCAGTCCACTATGAAATGACAGGTCCTTCTGATGGATACATCTCTTTTGGATTCTCAGACGATCAGATGATG GGAAATGACGACATTTATATCTGCTGCATGGGCAGCAACCACGTGGTGCAGCTGCAGCATGCTTTCTCAACAGGACGAGCAGCTCCACAGCTTCTTCCTCTG GGGAATATTTCTGATGTAAGAGCGTCAGTGGAGGAAGGGGTGATCAGCTGTTCCTTCACTTCTATGAACAGTATTAGTCTTCAGAAGACCACTGGCTTCAACAAAACCTACTATCTCATGTTTGCCCATGGACCCAGCAGCTATG GACAAATACGCTTACATACAGGCACCTTCATCAGCACTGACAGGATAGACATGTCCAGACCTCAGCTTGTCAGAAAAGCTGGTTGGCCACAAATCATCAAAGCACatg GAGCCCTGATGCTGATCGCCTGGATGACTATGGGACCACTAGGAATGATGGCAGCTCGGTATCTGAAAGGAGTGACCGAGAGGAAGTACCTGGGCGGAAGAGATGTCTGGTTTCTG GTCCATGTTGCATTGATGAGTGTGACAGTAGCAACCACAATCACCGCATTCATCCTCTCCTTCTCATTCGCCAAAGCCTGGTCTGGG GGAGCGCATCCTGTGTTAGGCTGCCTGGTTATGATTCTTTCATTCCTGCAGCCAATACTAGCTCTGCTGCGCTGTGGACCAAAGCATCCACG GAGGTTTCTGTTCAACTGGTCACATGCTTTAAATGGAGTGGCTATAAAAGCTTTAGCTG TTGCAGCCATATTTACAGGCCTGAAGTTGATTGACAGCAATCTGAACCAATGGCTGATGAAAGTGATGGGTGGTTTGGTTGGCTGGGAAGCTTTATTCTACATTCTGTTGGATGTCCTTTTAAAATGGAAGTTTAACAACACAG ATACTATGGAATCACAAATG ATGACAGTGGCCGGCCTGCTGATGGCTCTGTTCTTCCTGGGAAACTTGACCTTTTTGACGGCACTGTTGGTTGGAATCGGGATGTCATAA